A genomic stretch from Elusimicrobiota bacterium includes:
- a CDS encoding AmpG family muropeptide MFS transporter, translated as MTNDASPRKAFTRFAAVFSFGFSSGLPLLLTASTLQAWMVDAKVDITVIGLFSLVGLPYTLKFLWAPLMDRFVPPFLGRRRGWMLTAQLALMAAIAAVGFSDPAARPSAVAALVLAVAFFSASQDVAVDAYNTELLHRSEYGLGSTVYATGYRVAMVVSGSLALILADHLPWKVVYLLMAAAMLFGVAASFLAPEPRLSVKPPAALSEAIVAPLAEFFRRPGAWEILLFIVLYRVDYNMIWNMTTPFVLDAGFTKTDVGVVTKGIGMAATIAGGLLGGVLMLRIGLKRALVSFGVAQAATGLAYTWLAHIGHSYPMMVTAITLENLCGGMANAALTALLMSLCDKRYTATQFALITSFMALSRYAGSAPSGFLVKGLGWENFFLLCVFTGIPALLMLLRFERWTFPKEEVLSE; from the coding sequence ATGACGAACGACGCTAGCCCCCGGAAGGCCTTCACCCGCTTCGCCGCCGTCTTCTCCTTCGGCTTCTCCAGCGGCCTGCCGCTCCTGCTCACCGCCTCCACGCTGCAGGCGTGGATGGTCGACGCGAAGGTGGACATCACGGTCATCGGCCTCTTCTCGCTGGTCGGACTGCCCTACACCCTCAAGTTCCTCTGGGCGCCGCTCATGGACCGCTTCGTGCCGCCCTTCCTCGGGCGCCGGCGCGGCTGGATGCTGACGGCCCAGCTCGCGCTCATGGCGGCCATCGCGGCGGTCGGCTTCAGCGACCCCGCCGCGCGGCCCTCGGCCGTCGCGGCGCTCGTGCTGGCCGTGGCGTTCTTCAGCGCGAGCCAGGACGTCGCGGTCGACGCCTACAACACCGAGCTCCTGCACCGCTCGGAGTACGGCCTGGGTTCGACGGTGTACGCGACCGGCTACCGGGTCGCCATGGTGGTCTCGGGCTCGCTCGCGCTCATCCTCGCCGACCACCTGCCCTGGAAGGTCGTCTACCTCCTCATGGCGGCCGCGATGCTCTTCGGGGTCGCCGCCTCCTTTCTCGCGCCGGAGCCCCGGCTCTCCGTGAAGCCGCCGGCCGCGCTCTCCGAGGCCATCGTCGCCCCGCTCGCCGAGTTCTTCCGGCGTCCCGGCGCCTGGGAGATCCTGCTCTTCATCGTCCTCTACCGCGTCGACTACAACATGATCTGGAACATGACGACGCCCTTCGTGCTCGACGCCGGCTTCACGAAGACGGACGTGGGCGTCGTGACCAAGGGCATCGGCATGGCCGCCACCATCGCGGGCGGCCTGCTCGGCGGCGTGCTGATGCTGCGCATCGGCCTCAAGCGGGCGCTCGTGTCCTTCGGGGTCGCGCAGGCGGCCACGGGCCTCGCCTATACCTGGCTCGCCCACATCGGACACAGCTACCCGATGATGGTGACGGCCATCACGCTGGAGAACCTCTGCGGCGGCATGGCCAACGCCGCGCTGACCGCGCTCCTGATGAGTCTCTGCGACAAGCGCTACACCGCGACCCAGTTCGCGCTCATCACGAGCTTCATGGCTCTCTCGCGCTACGCGGGCAGCGCGCCCTCCGGCTTCCTGGTCAAAGGGCTCGGCTGGGAGAACTTCTTCCTGCTCTGCGTCTTCACCGGCATCCCCGCCCTGCTCATGCTGCTGCGCTTCGAACGCTGGACCTTTCCCAAAGAAGAAGTCCTCTCCGAATAA
- a CDS encoding NADH-ubiquinone oxidoreductase-F iron-sulfur binding region domain-containing protein → MNTPLRELCCEKCWHGDEKPCPKYAACITEGPLCHPSAECRAKRERFVAANRREGLSRPVVYVGAGTCGLGAGAGKVLDAVRGHLKAKGVEADVVEVGCIGYCVAEPIVDVQLPGRWRVSYKNVQPEAVPALLDAALAGKVAQAEDVLGQLPVAGAEAWPGVRRLLDEHPFFKPQMRWVLENCGLLDPKNLEEYLARGGYRALAKAVGSMTREEVCDEVEKSGVRGRGGGGFPTGKKWKFALNTPADQKYFICNADEGDPGAFMDRAVIEGDPHRVLEGLAIGAYAIGASTAYVYIRAEYPLAIAHLKKAIADAGRWGLLGKNVFDSGFSLKVVIKQGAGAFVCGEETALMHSIEGRRGMPRPRPPFPAVSGLFGKPTVINNVETLANLPSILTRGAAWYSSVGTATSKGTKVFALSGKIVNTGLVEVAMGTKVREIIHTVGGGCIGGKRFKAVQMGGPSGGCIAEQHLDIEIDYESLKKVGAIMGSGGMVVMDEDTCMVDVAKFFMDFTQRESCGKCISCREGTKQMLETLKQITRGPRQEHGTDALSRMQSVMALHRLAEVIKETSLCGLGQTAPNPVLSTLRWFMDEYEAHVYERRCPSKVCKDLLTFRIDEAKCIGCTLCAKKCPAGAIKGALKSPHYVVAEKCIGCGGCLDACRKDAVLVA, encoded by the coding sequence ATGAACACCCCGCTCCGGGAGCTCTGCTGCGAGAAGTGCTGGCACGGCGACGAGAAGCCCTGCCCCAAGTACGCGGCCTGCATCACCGAGGGACCGCTCTGCCATCCGAGCGCCGAGTGCCGCGCGAAGCGCGAGCGCTTCGTCGCCGCGAACCGGCGCGAGGGGCTCTCGCGGCCCGTCGTCTACGTCGGCGCCGGGACCTGCGGTCTCGGCGCGGGCGCCGGCAAGGTGCTGGACGCCGTGCGCGGGCATCTGAAGGCGAAGGGGGTCGAGGCCGACGTCGTCGAGGTCGGCTGCATCGGCTACTGCGTCGCCGAGCCCATCGTGGACGTCCAGCTTCCCGGCCGCTGGCGCGTCTCCTATAAGAACGTCCAGCCGGAGGCGGTCCCCGCGCTGCTGGACGCGGCGCTCGCCGGGAAGGTCGCGCAGGCGGAGGACGTCCTCGGGCAGCTCCCCGTCGCCGGCGCCGAGGCCTGGCCGGGGGTGCGGCGCCTTCTCGACGAGCACCCCTTCTTCAAGCCGCAGATGCGCTGGGTCCTCGAGAACTGCGGCCTCCTGGACCCGAAGAACCTCGAGGAGTATCTCGCGCGCGGCGGCTACCGGGCGCTCGCCAAGGCCGTCGGCTCGATGACGCGCGAAGAGGTCTGCGACGAGGTGGAGAAGAGCGGGGTGCGCGGCCGCGGGGGCGGCGGCTTCCCGACGGGGAAGAAGTGGAAGTTCGCGCTGAACACCCCCGCCGACCAGAAGTACTTCATCTGCAACGCCGACGAGGGCGACCCGGGCGCCTTCATGGACCGGGCGGTCATCGAGGGCGACCCGCACCGGGTGCTCGAAGGCCTCGCCATCGGCGCCTACGCCATCGGCGCCTCGACCGCCTACGTCTACATCCGCGCCGAGTACCCGCTGGCCATCGCGCACCTCAAGAAGGCCATCGCCGACGCCGGGCGCTGGGGCCTCCTCGGCAAGAACGTCTTCGACAGCGGCTTCAGCCTCAAGGTCGTCATCAAGCAGGGCGCCGGCGCCTTCGTCTGCGGCGAGGAGACGGCGCTCATGCACAGCATCGAGGGGCGCCGCGGCATGCCGCGCCCGCGCCCGCCTTTCCCGGCGGTCAGCGGGCTCTTCGGGAAGCCGACGGTCATCAACAACGTCGAGACCCTCGCGAACCTGCCCTCCATCCTGACCCGCGGCGCGGCCTGGTACTCCTCGGTCGGCACGGCGACGAGCAAGGGCACCAAGGTCTTCGCGCTCTCGGGGAAGATCGTCAACACCGGCCTCGTCGAGGTCGCGATGGGCACGAAGGTGCGCGAGATCATCCATACCGTGGGCGGCGGCTGCATCGGCGGCAAGCGCTTCAAGGCCGTGCAGATGGGCGGCCCCTCGGGCGGCTGCATCGCCGAACAGCATCTCGACATCGAGATCGACTACGAGTCGCTCAAGAAGGTCGGGGCCATCATGGGCTCCGGCGGCATGGTGGTCATGGACGAGGACACCTGCATGGTGGACGTGGCGAAGTTCTTCATGGACTTCACCCAGCGCGAGAGCTGCGGCAAGTGCATCAGCTGCCGCGAGGGCACCAAGCAGATGCTCGAGACCCTCAAGCAGATCACCCGCGGGCCCCGCCAGGAGCACGGCACCGACGCCCTGAGCCGCATGCAGAGCGTCATGGCCCTGCATCGGCTCGCCGAGGTCATCAAGGAGACGAGCCTCTGCGGACTCGGGCAGACGGCCCCCAACCCCGTGCTGAGCACCCTGCGCTGGTTCATGGACGAGTACGAGGCCCACGTCTACGAGCGGCGCTGCCCTTCGAAGGTGTGCAAGGACCTGCTGACCTTCCGCATCGACGAGGCGAAGTGCATCGGGTGCACCCTCTGCGCCAAGAAGTGCCCGGCCGGGGCCATCAAGGGGGCGCTGAAGTCCCCGCACTACGTCGTGGCCGAGAAGTGCATCGGATGCGGCGGCTGTCTGGACGCCTGCAGGAAGGACGCGGTCCTGGTCGCATAG
- a CDS encoding glycosyltransferase family 39 protein has protein sequence MTTDAPPAADRPKTTSWTLLLAGLLCAAGYGLLVSGMRSSSAVYDETGYLPAGYSYLRWGDRRLNPEHPPLTKLLAALPLLSMGLLPESPAFGPGERTEAPGSVAALKRAWLAAKTDVQAQCLFGHHFLYGLRPEALRRLGVERVADIPTTRRLEKGDFLNDPDRMLLRARLACSAFWLLLVLFVFLWARELHGGAGGVFALALAAFDPNLLAHGALATTDAGAAAFLFGALYFFWRSARRLDLPSVAGFLACFALSFATKHTAVLLPLLCAAAGAGRVLSAEPWPVGAGARAFAGRGRKALVLLGLLLAGALCAYAALWAAYGFRFSAMKGPGSEPLPLESVLAPGPSGASAAREETGLRAVLAVSSLKARAARWASARRLLPEAYLYGMAYADRSAGARGAFLLGRRSERGWWYYFPAAFLFKTPLLAMLAAAAGLLLLARRPALTFLLGPILVYMAAAMSSHLNIGLRHILPVYPFLHVAAGALAEPWSRWRPALRRPTAAAALALVALSSSVVFAPPWRPAVVAPHFLSYFNELAGGPRRGWKVLVDSNLDWGQDLGGLGRWLEARGVTEPIGLCYFGMADPRWHRIAHVNLPCGYPFEEQKGFDRAPRPGYLAVSATHLQGVYLSPELRAEWARFLKDARLVDVVGGSIFVYRL, from the coding sequence ATGACGACGGACGCCCCTCCCGCCGCGGACCGACCGAAGACGACCTCCTGGACGCTCCTCCTCGCCGGCCTCCTCTGCGCCGCGGGCTACGGTCTGCTCGTCTCCGGGATGCGCTCCTCCTCGGCGGTCTACGACGAGACCGGCTACCTTCCCGCGGGCTACAGCTACCTGCGCTGGGGCGACCGCCGGCTGAACCCGGAGCATCCTCCGCTCACGAAGCTCCTGGCGGCGCTGCCGCTGCTCTCCATGGGGCTCCTCCCCGAAAGTCCCGCGTTCGGTCCGGGCGAGCGCACGGAGGCGCCGGGGAGCGTCGCGGCGCTCAAGCGGGCCTGGCTCGCGGCGAAGACGGACGTCCAGGCTCAGTGTCTCTTCGGCCATCACTTCCTCTATGGGCTCCGCCCCGAGGCCCTTCGCCGCCTCGGCGTGGAGCGCGTCGCGGACATCCCGACGACCCGGCGGCTGGAGAAGGGGGACTTCCTCAACGACCCGGACCGGATGCTCCTGCGCGCCCGGCTCGCGTGCTCGGCGTTCTGGCTCCTGCTCGTCCTCTTCGTCTTTCTTTGGGCGCGCGAGCTCCACGGCGGGGCAGGGGGGGTGTTCGCCCTCGCGCTCGCCGCCTTCGACCCGAACCTCCTCGCGCACGGCGCGCTGGCGACCACGGACGCCGGGGCCGCCGCGTTCCTCTTCGGCGCGCTCTACTTCTTCTGGCGGAGCGCCCGGCGCCTCGACCTCCCCTCCGTTGCCGGCTTCCTCGCCTGCTTCGCCCTCTCCTTCGCGACGAAGCACACCGCCGTGCTCCTGCCGCTGCTGTGCGCCGCCGCCGGCGCCGGCCGCGTCCTTTCGGCCGAGCCCTGGCCCGTCGGGGCGGGCGCGCGGGCGTTCGCGGGCCGCGGCCGCAAGGCGCTGGTCCTGCTGGGACTCCTCCTCGCCGGGGCCCTCTGCGCGTACGCCGCGCTCTGGGCCGCCTACGGCTTCCGCTTCTCGGCGATGAAGGGCCCCGGGAGCGAACCGCTCCCGCTCGAATCGGTACTTGCGCCGGGCCCGAGCGGCGCAAGTGCGGCGCGAGAGGAGACCGGCCTGCGCGCCGTGCTCGCCGTCTCGTCATTGAAGGCGCGCGCGGCGCGCTGGGCGAGCGCGCGGCGGCTCCTCCCCGAGGCCTACCTCTACGGGATGGCGTATGCGGACCGCAGCGCCGGCGCGCGAGGCGCCTTCCTGCTCGGGAGACGCTCCGAGCGCGGCTGGTGGTACTACTTCCCCGCGGCCTTCCTCTTCAAGACGCCGCTCCTTGCGATGCTCGCGGCGGCGGCGGGACTCCTCCTGCTCGCCCGCAGACCGGCTCTTACGTTCCTGCTGGGGCCGATCCTCGTCTACATGGCGGCGGCGATGTCTTCTCACCTGAACATCGGACTCCGCCACATCCTCCCGGTCTATCCGTTCCTCCACGTCGCGGCGGGGGCTTTGGCGGAGCCGTGGTCGCGCTGGCGGCCGGCGCTGCGCCGCCCGACGGCCGCCGCGGCTCTCGCGCTCGTCGCGCTGTCCTCGTCGGTCGTCTTCGCGCCTCCGTGGCGACCGGCCGTCGTCGCTCCGCACTTCCTCTCCTACTTCAACGAGCTGGCCGGAGGCCCGCGCCGCGGTTGGAAGGTCCTCGTGGACTCGAACCTCGACTGGGGCCAGGACCTCGGCGGGCTCGGCCGCTGGCTCGAGGCGCGCGGCGTCACGGAGCCGATCGGCCTCTGCTATTTCGGCATGGCGGACCCGCGCTGGCATCGCATCGCGCACGTCAATCTCCCCTGCGGTTATCCTTTCGAGGAGCAGAAGGGCTTCGACCGGGCGCCGCGTCCGGGCTACCTCGCCGTCAGCGCGACGCACCTGCAGGGCGTCTACCTCTCACCGGAGCTGCGCGCCGAGTGGGCGCGCTTCCTGAAGGACGCCCGCCTCGTCGACGTCGTCGGAGGCTCCATCTTCGTCTACCGCCTATGA
- a CDS encoding redox-sensing transcriptional repressor Rex, producing the protein MNTEAGNQLEQDAEGASAPEKSVERLALYRRLLGYARDDGKKTIFSHEIAAASCASPVQVRRDLMEVGTLGHPRHGYEVDVLLRQLDGYFGMPAGIPMALVGIGNLGRAILGYFSGGKDHISVNAAFDRDPGKTGRTINGVRCHAVSELPAVLAAAPVQVGIIAVPAAEAQAVADLLVAAGVRGLMNMAPARLRVPPKVFVEDIDIALAIEKVSFFSRLRVKS; encoded by the coding sequence ATGAATACCGAGGCAGGAAACCAGCTGGAGCAGGACGCGGAGGGGGCGAGCGCCCCCGAGAAAAGCGTCGAGCGTCTGGCCCTCTACCGGCGCCTCCTGGGCTACGCGCGCGACGACGGAAAGAAGACCATCTTCTCCCATGAGATCGCCGCCGCCTCCTGCGCCAGCCCCGTTCAGGTGCGCCGGGACCTCATGGAAGTCGGCACGCTCGGGCACCCGCGCCACGGCTACGAGGTGGACGTGCTCCTGCGCCAGCTCGACGGCTACTTCGGCATGCCCGCCGGCATCCCGATGGCGCTCGTCGGCATCGGCAATCTCGGGCGCGCCATCCTCGGCTACTTCTCGGGCGGCAAGGACCACATCTCCGTGAACGCGGCGTTCGACCGGGACCCGGGGAAGACGGGCCGCACCATCAACGGCGTGCGCTGTCACGCCGTCTCCGAGCTCCCCGCGGTGCTCGCGGCCGCGCCGGTGCAGGTCGGCATCATCGCCGTGCCCGCGGCCGAGGCGCAGGCCGTGGCGGACCTCCTCGTGGCCGCCGGGGTGCGCGGGCTCATGAACATGGCGCCCGCGCGTCTGCGCGTGCCGCCGAAGGTCTTCGTCGAAGACATCGATATCGCGCTGGCCATCGAGAAGGTCTCGTTCTTCTCGCGCCTGCGCGTGAAGTCGTAA
- a CDS encoding NAD(P)H-dependent oxidoreductase subunit E, translated as MARTVEQVLEAHPKAGRDALIPLLQEVQEVEGYLSRANMERIARHLNISSAKVYGVASFYNQFRFYKPGKYLVQLCRGTACHVKGSLPLLEALQRELKIEPGQTTRDGLFSIEVVACIGACGLAPVVAVNGEFHAAMTKARLPRLIDEYRKRAVQ; from the coding sequence ATGGCTCGGACGGTCGAGCAGGTTCTCGAGGCGCATCCCAAGGCGGGACGCGACGCGCTCATCCCGCTGCTCCAGGAGGTGCAGGAGGTCGAAGGCTACCTCTCCCGGGCGAACATGGAGCGCATCGCGCGGCACCTCAACATCTCGTCGGCCAAGGTCTACGGCGTCGCGAGCTTCTACAACCAGTTCCGCTTCTACAAGCCGGGCAAGTACCTCGTCCAGCTCTGCCGCGGCACGGCCTGCCACGTGAAGGGCTCGCTGCCCCTGCTCGAGGCGCTGCAGCGCGAGCTCAAGATCGAGCCCGGGCAGACGACCCGCGACGGACTCTTCAGCATCGAGGTCGTCGCCTGCATCGGCGCCTGCGGCCTGGCGCCCGTCGTCGCCGTCAACGGGGAGTTCCACGCGGCGATGACGAAGGCCCGCCTCCCCCGGCTCATCGACGAGTACCGCAAGAGGGCCGTCCAATGA
- a CDS encoding NADH-dependent [FeFe] hydrogenase, group A6: protein MATITVNGKTVEAKPGEMLLKTLERAGVKVPTLCNLRDRFPSGACRMCVVECEGQANLVPSCAFPAADGMKVKTHSPRVLRARQTIVELLLASHPDDCLYCVRNNDCELQALAEENGVRQRRYAKPVREPEIDNSSEAIVREQSKCILCGRCVRVCEEVMGVSAIDFVARGSRARVASAFDSGLNLSKCVSCGQCVVVCPTGALREQDHLKAVLAALGDPAKHVVVQHAPSVSVTLGEYFGVKPGKDVDGLLVAALRRMGFARVFDTGFAADLTIMEEASELVDRVTKKKPLPMMTSCSPGWINFVEAFFPKYLPNLSSCKSPQQMLGALIKTFYAEREKIAPETIFSVSVMPCTAKKGEASREQMLREGMPDVDAVLTTRELARMIRTQGLDFDSLEPETADTLLGARSSAGKIFGASGGVMEAALRTAHWMLTGEEMAQLEVKEVRGLEGIKEATLRIGELTVRAAVASGLGNARRLLEDMEKGLRHYHFIEVMTCPGGCIAGGGQPYFTNPERVKARAAALYEIDRKETLRVSHRNPMVQRVYKEFLGEPLGHRSHELLHTTYAPRTAAV, encoded by the coding sequence ATGGCGACGATCACGGTCAACGGAAAGACGGTCGAGGCGAAGCCCGGAGAGATGCTCCTCAAGACGCTCGAGCGCGCCGGGGTGAAGGTCCCGACGCTGTGCAACCTGCGCGACCGCTTCCCGAGCGGCGCCTGCCGGATGTGCGTCGTCGAGTGCGAGGGCCAGGCGAACCTCGTGCCGAGCTGCGCGTTCCCCGCCGCCGACGGCATGAAGGTGAAGACCCACTCCCCGCGCGTGCTCCGCGCGCGCCAGACCATCGTCGAGCTCCTGCTCGCCAGCCATCCCGACGACTGCCTCTACTGCGTGCGCAACAACGACTGCGAGCTCCAGGCCCTCGCCGAGGAGAACGGCGTGCGCCAGCGCCGCTACGCGAAGCCGGTGCGCGAGCCCGAGATCGACAACTCGAGCGAGGCCATCGTGCGCGAGCAGTCGAAGTGCATCCTCTGCGGGCGCTGCGTGCGCGTCTGCGAGGAAGTCATGGGGGTCTCGGCGATCGACTTCGTCGCGCGCGGCAGCCGCGCGCGCGTGGCCTCCGCCTTCGATTCCGGCCTCAACCTCTCCAAGTGCGTGAGCTGCGGGCAGTGCGTCGTGGTCTGCCCCACCGGCGCGCTGCGCGAGCAGGACCATCTCAAGGCGGTCCTCGCCGCGCTCGGCGACCCCGCGAAGCACGTCGTCGTCCAGCACGCTCCCAGCGTCTCGGTGACCCTCGGCGAGTACTTCGGCGTGAAGCCCGGCAAGGACGTCGACGGTCTCCTCGTCGCCGCGCTGCGGCGCATGGGCTTCGCCCGCGTCTTCGACACCGGCTTCGCCGCCGACCTCACGATCATGGAGGAGGCCTCCGAGCTCGTCGACCGGGTGACGAAGAAGAAGCCCCTGCCCATGATGACGAGCTGCTCGCCGGGCTGGATCAACTTCGTCGAGGCCTTCTTCCCGAAGTACCTGCCCAACCTCTCCTCCTGCAAGAGCCCGCAGCAGATGCTGGGCGCGCTCATCAAGACCTTCTACGCCGAACGGGAGAAGATCGCTCCCGAGACGATCTTCAGCGTCAGCGTCATGCCCTGCACGGCGAAGAAGGGGGAGGCCTCCCGCGAGCAGATGCTGCGCGAGGGGATGCCCGACGTGGACGCGGTGCTCACGACGCGCGAGCTCGCGCGGATGATCCGGACGCAGGGCCTCGACTTCGACTCCCTCGAGCCCGAGACGGCCGACACCCTGCTCGGCGCCCGCAGCTCGGCCGGCAAGATCTTCGGCGCCTCCGGCGGGGTCATGGAGGCCGCGCTGCGCACCGCCCACTGGATGCTCACCGGCGAGGAGATGGCGCAGCTCGAGGTCAAGGAGGTCCGCGGCCTGGAGGGGATCAAGGAGGCGACGCTGCGCATCGGCGAGCTGACCGTCCGCGCCGCGGTCGCCAGCGGCCTGGGCAACGCCCGCCGGCTGCTCGAGGACATGGAGAAGGGCCTGCGCCACTACCACTTCATCGAGGTCATGACCTGCCCCGGCGGCTGCATCGCGGGCGGAGGCCAGCCCTACTTCACGAACCCCGAGCGCGTGAAGGCGCGCGCGGCCGCGCTCTACGAGATCGACCGCAAGGAGACCCTGCGCGTCTCGCACCGCAATCCGATGGTGCAGCGGGTCTACAAGGAGTTCCTGGGAGAGCCGCTCGGGCACAGGAGCCACGAGCTGCTCCACACGACCTACGCGCCGCGGACGGCGGCGGTCTAG
- a CDS encoding [Fe-Fe] hydrogenase large subunit C-terminal domain-containing protein produces the protein MRIGDAPLVSTIKEKCRMCYTCVRECPAKAIQVAYGQASIVAQRCIGCGNCIRVCGQKAKKVYSSIEGAELLLRGGRPTVAIVAPSWPAEFSELDDEAFAGTLRALGFAGVHEVSFGADLVAKEYSRLLSETDGRYIATTCPAVVSYIEKYVPDLLPAMIPVVSPMIATARVVRRLRGGDVSVVFVGPCIAKKGEAVDEEVAGEVHAALTFGELRQMIVEHAVDSSRVERGAFDPPHGGLGGLFPVSRGLLQAARMEEDLLRGDLMVVDGKVNFWAAIREFRKDPGDVRLMEVLSCHGCIMGPGFSREEPILERRHRVTQAVKKGQAVLDKARYAEDLRLHGDISLRRGFTAFDQRIERPSDTEMACILALMGKTKPEDELNCGACGYATCRKHATAVYRGLAEVEMCLPYAIEHLRTTVQALERSHQDLSAAKEALTQSEKLASMGQVAAGIAHEVNNPLGVVLLYTNLLLEKCSERVDMKEDLSLIVEHAERCKKIVAGLLNFARQNKVFRQPTDVGRLLEKAVGSVQVPESIRVVLRTDAEDPSADLDPDQMMQVLTNMISNAVAAMPGGGTLTLRAAGDAANVELAVADTGVGIPKENMKKVFEPFFTTKQVGKGTGLGLAMCHGIVKMHCGQIRADSNANPAAGPTGTTFTITLPRREP, from the coding sequence ATGCGCATCGGCGACGCCCCGCTGGTCAGCACGATCAAGGAGAAGTGCCGGATGTGCTACACCTGCGTCCGGGAGTGCCCCGCCAAGGCCATCCAGGTCGCCTACGGCCAGGCCAGCATCGTGGCGCAGCGCTGCATCGGCTGCGGCAACTGCATCCGGGTCTGCGGGCAGAAGGCGAAGAAGGTCTACTCCTCCATCGAGGGGGCGGAGCTCCTCCTGCGCGGCGGCCGTCCCACGGTGGCGATCGTCGCCCCGAGCTGGCCGGCCGAGTTCTCCGAGCTCGACGACGAGGCCTTCGCCGGGACCCTGCGCGCGCTCGGCTTCGCCGGCGTCCACGAGGTCTCCTTCGGCGCGGACCTCGTCGCGAAGGAGTACTCGCGCCTGCTCTCGGAGACCGACGGCCGCTACATCGCGACGACCTGCCCGGCGGTGGTCTCCTACATCGAGAAGTACGTCCCCGACCTCCTGCCGGCGATGATCCCCGTGGTCTCGCCCATGATCGCCACCGCCCGCGTCGTGCGCCGCCTGCGGGGAGGGGACGTCTCCGTCGTCTTCGTCGGCCCCTGCATCGCCAAGAAGGGGGAGGCCGTCGACGAGGAGGTCGCCGGCGAGGTCCACGCGGCGCTGACCTTCGGCGAGCTGCGCCAGATGATCGTCGAGCATGCCGTCGACTCCTCCCGCGTCGAGCGCGGAGCCTTCGACCCCCCGCACGGGGGGCTCGGCGGACTCTTCCCGGTCTCGCGCGGCCTGCTCCAGGCCGCACGGATGGAGGAGGACCTGCTGCGCGGCGACCTCATGGTCGTCGACGGGAAGGTGAACTTCTGGGCCGCCATCCGGGAGTTCCGCAAGGACCCGGGCGACGTCCGGCTCATGGAGGTCCTCTCCTGCCACGGCTGCATCATGGGCCCCGGCTTCAGCCGCGAGGAGCCCATCCTCGAGCGCCGCCACCGCGTCACGCAGGCGGTGAAGAAGGGGCAGGCGGTCCTCGACAAGGCGCGCTACGCCGAGGACCTGCGCCTCCACGGCGATATCTCGCTGCGCCGCGGCTTCACGGCCTTCGACCAGCGCATCGAGCGCCCCTCCGACACCGAGATGGCCTGCATCCTCGCGCTCATGGGCAAGACGAAGCCCGAGGACGAGCTCAACTGCGGCGCCTGCGGCTACGCCACCTGCCGCAAGCACGCGACCGCGGTCTACCGCGGCCTCGCGGAGGTCGAGATGTGCCTGCCCTACGCCATCGAGCACCTGCGCACGACGGTGCAGGCGCTCGAGCGCTCGCACCAGGACCTCAGCGCCGCCAAGGAGGCGCTGACTCAGAGCGAGAAGCTCGCCAGCATGGGGCAGGTCGCCGCCGGCATCGCCCACGAGGTCAACAACCCCCTCGGCGTCGTGCTCCTCTATACGAACCTCCTCCTCGAGAAGTGCTCCGAGCGCGTCGACATGAAGGAGGACCTCTCCCTCATCGTCGAGCACGCCGAGCGCTGCAAGAAGATCGTCGCCGGCCTGCTCAACTTCGCGCGCCAGAACAAGGTCTTCCGGCAGCCGACGGACGTCGGCCGCCTCCTCGAGAAGGCCGTCGGCTCGGTCCAGGTCCCCGAGAGCATCCGCGTCGTCCTGCGCACCGACGCCGAGGACCCTTCGGCGGACCTCGACCCCGACCAGATGATGCAGGTGCTCACGAACATGATCTCCAACGCCGTGGCCGCGATGCCGGGAGGGGGGACGCTGACCCTGCGCGCGGCGGGCGACGCCGCGAACGTCGAGCTCGCGGTCGCCGACACCGGCGTCGGGATCCCCAAGGAGAACATGAAGAAGGTCTTCGAGCCCTTCTTCACGACCAAGCAGGTGGGCAAGGGGACCGG